The following proteins are encoded in a genomic region of Arachis stenosperma cultivar V10309 chromosome 4, arast.V10309.gnm1.PFL2, whole genome shotgun sequence:
- the LOC130974833 gene encoding fe(2+) transport protein 1-like: MGTNSDLKATISLVFIIIVLFTPKTLAECESESVDSCNDKEKALRLKIVAIFAILVTSMIGVSLSFGRRSIPALSPENDLFMVVKCFAGGIILGTGFMHVLPDSFDMLGSDCLEEKPWHEFPFSGLVAMFSALFTLMVDSLATSFYSKKSSDAVIPGSHTGAVGCHEEQEMGLVVSVGHFHGHHHAAIEATKNEGGDTQLVRYRVVAMVLELGIIIHSVVIGLSMGASNNTCSIKGLIAALCFHQMFEGIGLGGCIIEAQYKLLKRVVLVLFFSVTTPFGIALGIGLSRIYKENSPSALITVGMLNASSAGLLIYMALVDLLSANFMSPRLQNNIKLQLKSYVAVFLGAAGMSVMAKWN; the protein is encoded by the exons ATGGGTACTAATTCAGATCTGAAGGCGACGATCTCTTTGGTTTTCATCATCATCGttctcttcacacccaaaacccTAGCAGAGTGCGAATCCGAATCAGTAGACTCATGTAACGACAAAGAGAAAGCTCTCCGTCTAAAAATCGTGGCTATCTTTGCAATCTTGGTAACCAGCATGATCGGCGTATCTCTGTCCTTTGGGAGGCGTTCGATCCCGGCGTTGAGCCCCGAAAACGACCTCTTCATGGTTGTGAAATGCTTCGCCGGGGGGATCATTCTCGGCACGGGGTTCATGCACGTGCTGCCGGATTCATTCGACATGCTGGGGTCTGATTGTCTTGAGGAGAAGCCATGGCACGAGTTTCCCTTCTCAGGGCTCGTTGCCATGTTCTCTGCCTTATTCACGCTCATGGTGGATTCTTTGGCCACAAGCTTTTATAGTAAGAAGAGTAGTGATGCAGTTATTCCAGGTAGCCACACTGGTGCAGTTGGTTGTCATGAAGAACAAGAGATGGGTCTTGTTGTTAGTGTTGGCCATTTCCATGGTCATCATCATGCAGCAATTGAGGCTACTAAGAATGAAGGTGGAGACACACAACTCGTGCGTTATCGTGTTGTTGCTATG GTGCTAGAACTTGGAATTATTATTCATTCCGTAGTGATAGGCCTGTCCATGGGTGCTTCAAATAACACGTGCTCTATAAAAGGCCTTATAGCGGCCCTTTGCTTCCATCAAATGTTTGAAGGCATTGGTCTTGGCGGTTGCATTATTGAGGCCCAATACAAGTTGTTAAAGAGGGTGGTGTTGGTGTTGTTCTTCTCCGTTACAACCCCATTTGGAATAGCATTAGGAATTGGATTGTCCAGAATCTACAAAGAGAACAGCCCAAGTGCCCTAATCACAGTTGGTATGCTTAATGCTTCATCAGCTGGGCTTTTAATCTACATGGCATTGGTTGACCTTCTCTCTGCTAATTTCATGAGTCCAAGGTTACAGAACAACATTAAGCTCCAATTGAAGTCTTATGTTGCTGTCTTTTTGGGTGCTGCTGGCATGTCTGTCATGGCAAAATGGAATTAA